The segment ATTTGTTAGTTAATGTGCGATTAGGGTCAAGATCATCAAATGAGTATATTCAACTGCTAAATAAGAAAAATGAGTACATTCAACAACAATTTCTTGAACAAATACTATCTCTTACAAAATTAAAAAATGTACAGGTTATGTTAGGTGATGCAACAATCACAGAACAAAAAACATTTGATCCTGCGCTCGTAAACGATTTTTATCAAACAATCATTAAACAATTGAAAAATTGGTCAGTTCAAGAAATCTCTATTTCAAACAATGAAGATGTTAGAAGAATTTTTACAAAGTTTGAGATAAGAGAAGGAAATTATTTAATTTCTGGACATATGTCGTTACAATATCATGTTCTGTTATACTATAAACCAGATCAACAAGTAATTAAATTACAAAAGGAATTATCCGACATAATTGATTTAACAAAAAATAAAGAAAAACAAATGTCCGATAACAGTGATCAATTTGTACTAAATAAATTAAAAGAAAAAGGCTACAAAGATTTCGACCATCAAAAATTATTTGAAATATTTTATGAAAACGATGAATTCAGAGAAAAAATATACAAAGAAATTGAAAATGAAATTGAAGTTGATTTTCAAGAGTTGTCAAATAAAAAAACAAAGATAATCAAGGATCTAGACAATTTACTAGTTGAAACTTATCAGACGAGTCCTGTTCTTATTGATGATACTCGATTGATAACCGGGGAGGAAGGATGTTTATGTACATTTGATATTGAATTTATCAAAAATAAAACAAAGGAAGGACTGTTTGATCCTCGTAAGATGTCAGAATCTGTAAAAGACAGTATCATAAAGCGATTAGATGAGTTTTCAAAACTATTACAAATTTAATTATTAATTAATTTTAAAACAAAATGGCATTCACAGTTACATTGTGAATGAATTTGTGTCATCATCGTGATTAGCCATATTCTCAAAATTTGTGCATGAAATTGGAATAAAAACGCAATTATTCAATGGAAGAAGTCAAATATCTCTTTTATCTAGCAGAATTTCTAATGAATCCATCATATGATGAAATACAAAATGCAAACTCATTACGAGGAAAAGAAGTAAGAAAAACACCATTAGTGTATTCACCTACGTTTAGCAATCTTACCGGTTCTGAAGTTTATTTAAAAGCAGAATTTCAACAAAAAACTGGATCGTTTAAACTTCGCGGCGCGTATTATAAAATAAGTAAATTAACACAGGATGGAAAAAAACATGGAGTAGTTGCAGCATCTGCTGGGAATCATGCTCAAGGTGTTGCATTTGCATCTTCATTGGAAAAAATACCCTGTACTATCGTTATGCCAAAAAATGCATCTCCATCAAAAGTAGCTGCAACTAGAGGCTATGGCGCAAATGTGATCTTAGAAGGAATCAACTATGAAGAGTCATCGGCTAAAGCAAAAGAGATCTCACAAAAAACAGGTGCGACAATGATACATGCGTTTGATGATCCCCAGATCATAGCTGCTCAAGGAGTAATTGGATTAGAAATTCTAGAAGACCTTCCAGATGTAGACGAAGTGTATGTGCCAATAGGTGGGGGCGGACTTGCAGCAGGAGTTTTGATTGCCATAAAAGAAAAAAATCCAAAGATCAAAGTAGTAGGTGTTCAATCCAGTTCATTTCCATCAATGTATGAATCCGTAAAAAATAACTCCTTAACATCAAGTGGTGGTGAAAGAACTATCGCAGATGGAATATCTGTTAAAGTACCGGGGCAAACAACTTTTTCAATAATTAAAGAACTAATTGATGAGATAGTATTGGTTGATGATTCAGATATTATCAAAGCAATGTTTTTACTAATGGAGAGAATGAAATTTGTAGTAGAACCTGCCGGGGTAGTAGGTTTAGCTTATTTAATATCTGCAAAACCCTCTCCCGGAAAAAAAGTTGTTCCAATATTAACGGGGGGTAATGTCGACATGTATCTTTTAGGACAAATTGTAGATAAGGGGTTGGCAACCATGGGACGTTTACTCAAATTATCTATTTTATTACCCGACAGACCAGGAGCATTTAAAGAAATAGTAGATGAAATCAGCGCAGCAAACGCAAACATTGTTGAAGTAGTACATGACAGATTAAGTTCCAACATAAATGCGGGTTCTGCTGGAGTTACACTCAGTTTAGAAACACAAGGAAAAGATCAAGCCGATAGACTAATTGAGACATTAAAAAAGAAAAATATTCAATTTAGATTACTGACATAATCTATTTGAATTTTTTTTGAACAAATTTACTAAGACCTTGTTTTTTTAAAATTTCAGATTCTTTAAGTACTGAATTATGTTGTTCTGATTTGTGTAGTCTTAATTTCTTTTTTAATTCTGGAAATTCATTTGCCAAAATTTTCAGAGCATATATTCCAGCATTTCCTGCTTTGTTAATTCCTACTGCTACTACCGGAGATCCTGTTGGCATTTCAGATATCGAAAGAAGAGAATCTAATCCACCAAAAGAGGAGAACTTGGAGTTATCTGTTTTTTTGGCTTGTTTATCATTATACACCATAATTGGCACTCCGATTACGGGAATTATTGTATGTGATGCAATCATTCCAGGTAGATGCGCTGCTCCGCCTGCACCTGCAATTATTATTTTAAATCCCATTTTTTCGGCATGTTTACCATATTCTTCTAATCTGGTAGGTGTTCTATGTGCAGATACAATTTGATCTTCATGTTTAATTTTGAATTTATCTAAGATTTCTGCAGCGTCTTTCATTATTCTACTATCTGAACTTGAACCCATGATTATTCCAACTAGGGGTTTTTTTGTGTAGCTCATAATTATAGAAAAATAAAGCAAGTTATTATCTATAATGGCATATTGTAGGCTTGATTAAGAAAAATTACAATTTTTAATTATTTTTAATAATATTCATAAATTATATTTTCAGATTATGACACTTGTTGTTTTAATTTAATTAGCAGTGAGTTTGTAATTTTTAGTAAATAATTCATTTTGGGTTCATTTACGATGTTCTGAATGATGATGAATGTTTGCTGTTTTTACAGTTAATCAAAGATATGATATCTCTAATACTCACATGAATTGAGCCTATATTACAAGATAAAGATGCACATAAAAAATAGCATTAGATATTTTTAATCGATATTCAAGAAAAAAGCATGGGTAAGGTTCTTGGGATAATAGGCGGGGGACAGCTTGGCATGATGATCACAGAAGCTGCCAAGAAAATGCCAGAACACATTTCAAAAATAATAGTTTTGGATCCTGTAGTGAATTGTTCTGCATCCCAAGTTGGTGCTGAACAAATAGTAGCCGATTTTAAAGATAAAGATGCAATAATTGAGCTTGCCAAAAGATCAGATATTATAACATATGAGATTGAATCTGGAGACAGTGAGGTATTAAAATCAGTTGAAAAAGATGCAGAGATTAATCCATCCCCCGAAACATTAAAAATAGTTCAAGACAAGTTTTTACAAAAATCATTTTTAGCCCAAAATAATATTCTGATTCCTGAATTTTTACAGATAGATTCAATTTTAGATTTAAAACAAGGTCTTGGAAAATTTGGATATCCGTCATTACTAAAGGCAAGACGTGATGCATATGATGGAAGAGGTAATTTCAAAATAAACACACCAGCTCAAATTCAAGAAGCGTTTAATTATTTTAATAAAAAAAATCTCATGCTTGAAAGATTTGTTCCTTTTAAAATGGAAGTTTCAATAATTGCTGCAAGAAATACTAAAGGTCAAATCAAAACATATCCGCTAGTAGAAAATATTCACGAGGAGAACATTCTTCGTCAAACAATTGCTCCGGCAAGAGTAACTGAAAAGGTTGCAAAAAAAGCAGAAGAAATTGCACAAACAACTATGAATGTTCTAAAAGGAGCAGGTATTTTCGGAATAGAGATGTTTGTTACAAAAACAGATGAAATTCTAATTAATGAAATTGCCCCACGTGTGCATAATTCGGGGCATCATACATTGCAATCAAGCAAAGTGTCTCAATTTGAACAGCATCTTAGAGCAATTTTGGGTTTAGAGTTGGGAGATACTGTACTTTTACATCCTACTGTCATGTATAATATTTTAGGTCCAAAAAATTTTGAGGGGGGATACAAACCAATAGTGCTATCAGAACAAAATGTTTTTCTTAAAATGTATGGCAAAAAAATTTCTAAACCATCAAGAAAACTTGGTCACTTTAATTTGGTTGCAAAACAAGGTGAAACAATAGATCTTTTGTTAAAAAAATTAGAAACCATTAAGGGAAAGGCATCAATAAATCCAGCATAAATTTTCAAAACTCTAATACGTTTATTAATTATAAATAAAGAAAACAGTCATGCCAATTTCAATTCCACATGTACTTTCAGGGATTTCTATTGCATTATTGGTAATCTATGGTGTAGATGTGATTGTAGGAGGCGGCGGTGCAGGTGACGGATTTTTACCTTTTGATGCAATGACTCGTGGAATAGCGTTTGGATTTCCGCCAATTATCTTATCTATAATTGCATTTTTCATAGCAAAAAAACCACCATATACAGGATTAGGTATAATGTTGGCAATTACTGGAATTTTAATAATAATCGGAGGCATAATGTCTGCAACCAGTGCGGTGGAATCAGAAAATTCTGCAAGAATGATGGGTGAAGGTGGTAGTCTAATCGTAATTGGCATAATTATTGCAGCGCTTGGTGCAATAAAGATAAAAAAATCAAAAAGCAGTGTAAAATAGAATGCCAATTTGCGCAAAATGCAATAACGATGTATCGAAAGTTTATGATTGTGATCATACAAATGATCAAGAATATTGTACTGAATGCTATACTGAACTACATTATTATTTGACGGAAGAAAAATAATTTGAGTGAAATAGAAGCATTCATTCAATGGGTAGTTTCACTAGTTGCTGAGAATCTTTACCCGGGGGTATTTTTAGCTGCATTGTTAGAAACAGTTTTTCCGCCAATTCCGAGTGAAGCAGTATTTCCTTTGGCAGGATATAGCATACTAAAAAATGACATGAATGTATTTCATATTTTTGGAGTTGGAATAACTGGAGGATGCGGTGCAACAGTTGGTGCTTTTGTAATTTACATAATATCAAAAAAATTAGGGCGAACCGGATTGATAAAATATCTCAAATATGCAAGAATCAAAGAAAAAAGTTTAGAAAAAGCTGATCATTGGTTTGCAAAATATGGTGATAAATCTGTCATCATAGGTAGATTAATCCCTGGAATTCGTGAACTAGTGTCGATTCCGGCTGGAATTTTCAATATGCCTCCATTAAAATTTCTTATTTTCACCTTGATTGGGTCATGCATATGGAGTACTGCATTAACTGCAGTTGGGTATTATTTTGGAATGGCCACATTTGATTTTTTCTAGTATAGGACAATACAAAATCATGAGAATTGAATAAAATAACCAAAATTCTAAAAACAGTATAGTTATGGAAAAATCCAAAAATCACACACGCCATTATTGGATTAGACATAAAGACGGATATCTTTTTTGTGGAATTTGTAAAAAGAAACAAGATTCAACATCAAGAAAAATTTCCAAAAAATGACATAACAACCCAATTAAAGTTATAACGTCTATCTTATCATGACATTTCAATGCATGCAATAATTTTAGCGGGTGGAAGAGGAAAACGTTTACGACCTATTACTGATTATGTTCCAAAACCCCTTGTACCTCTAAATAACATTCCAATTATAGAATGGCAAATATCATACCTCAAAAAATTTGGGGTCAAAGAAATTACAATTTGTACAGGTTACAAGACAGAAATGATTCAAAATTTTCTTGCAATAAAAAATAATTTAGGTGTAAA is part of the Nitrosarchaeum sp. genome and harbors:
- a CDS encoding 5-(carboxyamino)imidazole ribonucleotide synthase, with translation MGKVLGIIGGGQLGMMITEAAKKMPEHISKIIVLDPVVNCSASQVGAEQIVADFKDKDAIIELAKRSDIITYEIESGDSEVLKSVEKDAEINPSPETLKIVQDKFLQKSFLAQNNILIPEFLQIDSILDLKQGLGKFGYPSLLKARRDAYDGRGNFKINTPAQIQEAFNYFNKKNLMLERFVPFKMEVSIIAARNTKGQIKTYPLVENIHEENILRQTIAPARVTEKVAKKAEEIAQTTMNVLKGAGIFGIEMFVTKTDEILINEIAPRVHNSGHHTLQSSKVSQFEQHLRAILGLELGDTVLLHPTVMYNILGPKNFEGGYKPIVLSEQNVFLKMYGKKISKPSRKLGHFNLVAKQGETIDLLLKKLETIKGKASINPA
- a CDS encoding DedA family protein, with translation MSEIEAFIQWVVSLVAENLYPGVFLAALLETVFPPIPSEAVFPLAGYSILKNDMNVFHIFGVGITGGCGATVGAFVIYIISKKLGRTGLIKYLKYARIKEKSLEKADHWFAKYGDKSVIIGRLIPGIRELVSIPAGIFNMPPLKFLIFTLIGSCIWSTALTAVGYYFGMATFDFF
- the ilvA gene encoding threonine ammonia-lyase, with the translated sequence MEEVKYLFYLAEFLMNPSYDEIQNANSLRGKEVRKTPLVYSPTFSNLTGSEVYLKAEFQQKTGSFKLRGAYYKISKLTQDGKKHGVVAASAGNHAQGVAFASSLEKIPCTIVMPKNASPSKVAATRGYGANVILEGINYEESSAKAKEISQKTGATMIHAFDDPQIIAAQGVIGLEILEDLPDVDEVYVPIGGGGLAAGVLIAIKEKNPKIKVVGVQSSSFPSMYESVKNNSLTSSGGERTIADGISVKVPGQTTFSIIKELIDEIVLVDDSDIIKAMFLLMERMKFVVEPAGVVGLAYLISAKPSPGKKVVPILTGGNVDMYLLGQIVDKGLATMGRLLKLSILLPDRPGAFKEIVDEISAANANIVEVVHDRLSSNINAGSAGVTLSLETQGKDQADRLIETLKKKNIQFRLLT
- the purE gene encoding 5-(carboxyamino)imidazole ribonucleotide mutase — translated: MSYTKKPLVGIIMGSSSDSRIMKDAAEILDKFKIKHEDQIVSAHRTPTRLEEYGKHAEKMGFKIIIAGAGGAAHLPGMIASHTIIPVIGVPIMVYNDKQAKKTDNSKFSSFGGLDSLLSISEMPTGSPVVAVGINKAGNAGIYALKILANEFPELKKKLRLHKSEQHNSVLKESEILKKQGLSKFVQKKFK